A window of Apium graveolens cultivar Ventura chromosome 8, ASM990537v1, whole genome shotgun sequence contains these coding sequences:
- the LOC141676706 gene encoding putative bifunctional TENA-E protein, which translates to MEWEASEVEAEKFKSNKTNITESWVKKHTSIYKQATRHPFILSIKDGTIDSSSFKIWLGQDYIYVRAFVPFVASVLVKACEESDDSSDMDIILGGMASLNDEIAWFKEEASRWEVSLTSDIPQRANLMYCSFLKRLMSSEIEYAVAITAFWAIETVYQVSFSHCLEDRSKIPDELKDTCQRWGNSGFSQYCHSLQNIADRCLEKASIDIIAKAEQVFVTVLEHEIEFWNMSKGEI; encoded by the exons ATGGAGTGGGAGGCAAGTGAAGTTGAAGCTGAGAAATTCAAGTCTAACAAAACAAACATAACAGAATCATGGGTCAAAAAGCACACTTCAATTTACAAACAAGCTACAAGACACCCTTTTATTCTTAGCATTAAAGATGGCACAATTGATTCTTCTTCCTTCAAGATTTGGCTG GGACAGGATTACATATATGTTAGAGCGTTTGTCCCTTTCGTTGCAAGTGTCTTGGTGAAAGCTTGCGAGGAATCGGATGATAGTTCGGATATGGACATCATTCTAGGTGGCATGGCCTCTTTAAATGATGAGATTGCATGGTTTAAGGAAGAAGCTTCTAGATGGGAGGTTTCACTGACCAGTGATATTCCACAAAGAGCAAACCTCATGTACTGCAG TTTTCTGAAGAGACTAATGAGTTCAGAAATCGAATATGCAGTAGCAATTACTGCATTTTGGGCTATTGAAACCGTTTATCAAGTGAGCTTTTCTCACTGTCTAGAAGACAGATCAAAAATACCAGATGAACTTAAGGATACTTGCCAAAGATGGGGTAACAGTGGCTTCAGTCAGTACTGTCATTCCCTTCAGAATATAGCTGACCGTTGTTTGGAGAAGGCATCAATTGATATcattgcaaaagctgagcaagtttTTGTAACAGTCCTTGAACATGAAATTGAATTCTGGAACATGAGCAAAGGGGAGATCTAA
- the LOC141680489 gene encoding uncharacterized protein LOC141680489, producing the protein MSNLTKLEFNALDVTGKNYLTWILDVEIHLSAIGLGDTIKEGNKTSEQDKAKAMIFLRHHLDEGLKTEYLTIKDPSTLWKDLKERYDHQKTVILPKARYDWLHLRLQDYKSVSEDNSAMFKITSQLKLFGENITDKDMLEKIYSTFHANNMLLQQQYRERRFTKFSELISVLLLAEQNNELLMKNHQARPTGSTPFPEVNAMTNNEYRDNKSFGRGHGHGYGRGRGRGYGRARGFGRDRGRSNQQNPPNFKRKSYYQKRTTNEEKPEGSTMVKRGESTCSRCGMKGHWRSTCRTSKHFVDLYQASLKNVETNFTEQNDPLGIAHLESHLGSDNQVDPSGFTHMEVGDFFEDIDVNMPKFGGDEHN; encoded by the coding sequence ATGTCGAATCTTACAAAACTTGAGTTCAACGCACTTGATGTCACCGGCAAAAATTATTTAACATGGATTCTTGATGTTGAAATCCATCTTAGTGCAATAGGTCTCGGTGACACCATAAAAGAGGGAAATAAAACCTCTGAACAAGACAAGGCAAAAGCCATGATATTTCTTCGCCATCACCTTGATGAAGGATTGAAAACTGAATATCTGACTATTAAAGATCCATCAACTCTTTGGAAGGATCTTAAAGAAAGATATGACCACCAGAAAACGGTGATACTTCCTAAAGCTCGCTATGATTGGCTACACTTGCGATTGCAAGATTATAAAAGTGTGAGTGAGGATAACTCTGCCATGTTTAAAATTACATCTCAATTGAAATTATTTGGCGAGAATATCACCGACAAAGATATGTTGGAAAAAATATATTCCACTTTCCATGCCAACAATATGCTTTTGCAGCAACAATATCGTGAACGTAGATTCACGAAATTTTCTGAGCTGATTTCTGTCTTACTTCTTGCTGAACAAAATAATGAACTTTTGATGAAAAATCATCAAGCACGTCCAACTGGCTCAACCCCATTCCCTGAAGTGAATGCGATGACTAACAATGAATATAGAGATAATAAATCATTTGGACGTGGGCATGGGCATGGATATGGACGTGGTCGTGGACGTGGGTATGGACGTGCCCGTGGTTTTGGGCGTGATCGAGGCCGTAGTAATCAACAAAATCCTCCGAACTTTAAAAGAAAATCTTACTACCAGAAAAGGACAACAAATGAGGAGAAACCCGAGGGAAGTACGATGGTTAAAAGGGGTGAAAGTACTTGTAGTCGTTGTGGAATGAAAGGTCATTGGAGAAGTACATGTCGTACCTCCAAACACTTTGTTGACCTATATCAGGCATCTTTGAAAAATGTTGAAACTAATTTCACCGAACAGAATGATCCTTTGGGGATCGCCCATCTTGAATCACACCTCGGAAGTGACAATCAAGTTGATCCTTCGGGCTTTACTCACATGGAAGTTGGTGATTTCTTTGAAGATATTGATGTGAACATGCCTAAATTTGGTGGTGATGAGCATAATTAA
- the LOC141678606 gene encoding DNA-directed RNA polymerases II, IV and V subunit 9B-like, translating to MSTMKFCGICNNKLYPEEDTEQTRLIYVCRNCDYQEAADNNCVYRKEINHSVGERSQGLQEVAADPTLPRTKSVRCAVCNYSEAVFFQATAKGEEGMTLFFVCCNPNCGHRWRD from the exons atgagtaCCATGAAGTTTTGCGGTATATG CAACAACAAACTGTATCCAGAGGAAGATACAGAGCAAACTAGACTTATCTATGTTTGTCGTAACTGTGATTACCAG GAGGCAGCAGATAACAATTGTGTGTACAGGAAAGAAATAAATCACTCTGTTGGGGAGCGCTCCCAAGGGTTGCAGGAAGTTGCTGCAGATCCAACTCTGCCACGAACGAAATCAGTCCGTTGTGCTGTGTGCAATTACAGCGAAGCTGTCTTCTTCCAG GCAACTGCCAAGGGAGAAGAAGGTATGACACTGTTCTTTGTGTGCTGCAACCCAAATTGTGGCCACCGTTGGAGAGACTAA
- the LOC141676845 gene encoding outer envelope pore protein 16-2, chloroplastic has translation MGGNNLETRSLIDELRPFDKTAGLFDLGHPLLNRVAESFVKAAGIGAIQAVSREAYFTATESASGDNGGMPPGIGVSRRNRFQDFKGETNKKSIEALVKGSGKESLQWGLAAGMYSGLTYGLKEARGVHDWKNSAMAGAVTGAALALTSDDSSHEQIVQCAITGAAISTAANLLTGIF, from the exons ATGGGAGGTAACAATTTGGAAACAAGATCACTGATAGATGAGCTGAGGCCTTTTGACAAGACTGCAGGTCTTTTTGATCTTGGTCACCCTCTTCTCAATCGCGTTGCTGAAAGCTTTGTCAAAGCTGCTGGT ATTGGAGCTATTCAGGCTGTTTCTCGAGAGGCTTATTTCACTGCCACTGAAA GTGCAAGTGGTGACAATGGTGGCATGCCCCCTGGGATAGGGGTCTCTAGGAGAAATCGCTTTCAAGACTTCAAGG GTGAAACTAACAAGAAGTCTATTGAGGCCCTG GTCAAAGGCAGCGGAAAAGAGTCATTGCAATGGG GTTTAGCTGCTGGAATGTATTCAGGTCTTACTTATGGGCTAAAGGAGGCCCGTGGAGTTCATGATTGG AAAAATAGCGCAATGGCTGGAGCAGTTACAGGAGCAGCACTGGCGCTAACATCAGATGATTCATCCCATGAGCAGATTGTGCAGTGTGCGATAACCGGTGCAGCAATCTCCACGGCTGCAAATCTTCTCACAGGAATATTCTAA